A single Trueperaceae bacterium DNA region contains:
- a CDS encoding monovalent cation/H+ antiporter subunit D yields MNLGGLAPHLVAVPILLPLVAGAAMLLLHERQRRAKGVISLLTVTLSVAAALRLLLVVDDPLTPAIVVYRLGDWGAPFGIVLVADRLAVLMVLVTNALGAAGMIYALARWATLGPRFHTLYLLILMGLSGAFLTGDLFNLYVFFEVLLAASYGLLLHGSGKRRVKAGLHYVAVNLAASMAFLVGVSLVYAMTGTLNMADLAVKAAQLGPDELVFLKAGLSVLGVAFLVKSGAWPLSFWLPTTYSAAAAPVAAIFAVMTKVGVYVVLRLGTLMWPEGHALELYGSSWLIAVGLATIVYGSFGVLASTELPRAAGYLTLISSGTLLTVIASGDASVIGGALYYLVGSTLGIGVLFLLCELVSRRNVAPPTGAVEPVFSDDYETALHSEFEGVELGVTLPLATTLLAAAFFLVALQLVGFPPLSGFVAKFAMLKAVLDSGADGYANGPAALAWWVVGTVVASGFAVLVALMRKGVKQFWAEPDTTPTAVRPFEALPVAFLLVILMAITVFAQP; encoded by the coding sequence ATGAACCTCGGCGGCCTGGCGCCGCACCTCGTGGCGGTGCCGATCCTGTTGCCCCTGGTCGCCGGGGCGGCCATGCTGTTGCTCCACGAGCGGCAGCGCCGCGCCAAGGGCGTCATCAGCCTGCTCACCGTGACCCTGTCGGTGGCGGCCGCGCTGCGGCTACTGCTCGTGGTCGACGACCCGCTAACGCCGGCCATCGTCGTCTACCGGCTGGGCGACTGGGGAGCGCCGTTCGGCATCGTGCTGGTTGCCGACCGACTGGCCGTCCTCATGGTGCTCGTCACCAACGCGCTGGGGGCAGCGGGTATGATCTACGCGCTGGCGCGCTGGGCCACGCTGGGTCCGCGCTTCCACACCCTGTACCTGCTCATCCTCATGGGCCTGTCGGGCGCCTTCCTCACGGGCGACCTCTTCAACCTCTACGTGTTCTTCGAGGTGTTGTTGGCGGCCTCGTACGGGCTCCTGCTGCACGGCTCAGGCAAGCGCAGGGTGAAGGCGGGCCTGCACTACGTGGCCGTAAACCTGGCCGCCTCGATGGCGTTCCTGGTGGGCGTGAGCCTCGTGTACGCCATGACCGGCACCCTCAACATGGCCGACCTGGCTGTCAAGGCGGCGCAGCTCGGCCCCGACGAACTGGTGTTCCTGAAGGCGGGGCTGTCGGTGCTGGGCGTGGCGTTCCTCGTGAAGTCCGGCGCCTGGCCCCTATCCTTCTGGCTGCCGACCACCTACTCCGCGGCCGCCGCGCCCGTGGCCGCCATCTTCGCGGTCATGACCAAGGTGGGGGTGTACGTGGTCCTCCGGCTGGGCACGCTCATGTGGCCGGAAGGGCATGCCCTCGAGCTGTACGGCAGCTCGTGGCTCATCGCCGTGGGGCTGGCGACCATCGTCTACGGCAGCTTCGGGGTGCTCGCCAGCACCGAGTTGCCGCGCGCGGCCGGCTACCTCACGCTCATCTCGTCGGGCACCCTGCTCACCGTGATCGCCAGCGGCGACGCCTCCGTGATCGGGGGCGCGCTCTACTACCTGGTGGGCTCCACGCTCGGCATAGGCGTCTTGTTCCTCCTCTGCGAGCTGGTGAGCCGCCGCAACGTTGCCCCGCCCACCGGGGCCGTGGAACCGGTGTTCTCCGACGACTACGAGACGGCGCTGCACAGCGAGTTCGAGGGCGTTGAGCTGGGCGTGACGCTGCCGCTCGCCACCACCCTGCTGGCCGCCGCCTTCTTCCTGGTGGCGCTCCAGCTGGTGGGCTTCCCGCCGCTATCGGGCTTCGTGGCCAAGTTCGCCATGCTCAAGGCGGTGCTCGACAGCGGCGCCGACGGTTACGCTAACGGCCCCGCGGCCCTGGCGTGGTGGGTGGTGGGCACCGTGGTCGCCTCCGGCTTCGCGGTGCTGGTGGCCCTCATGCGCAAGGGCGTGAAGCAGTTCTGGGCGGAGCCCGACACCACGCCCACGGCGGTGCGCCCCTTCGAGGCGCTGCCGGTCGCGTTCCTGCTCGTGATCCTCATGGCCATCACCGTGTTCGCGCAGCC
- a CDS encoding Na+/H+ antiporter subunit C, with the protein MEVVVAVGIGVFTAAGVYLLLRPRTFQVIIGLSLLTYAVNLFILSMGRLVVGGAPVLGAGSEGATLADPVPQSLVLTSIVISFSMTALFLVVLLASRGLTGTDHVDGDGEPA; encoded by the coding sequence ATGGAGGTCGTGGTCGCCGTGGGGATCGGGGTGTTCACGGCGGCGGGGGTCTACCTCCTGCTGCGCCCGCGCACCTTCCAGGTGATCATCGGGCTCTCGCTCCTCACCTACGCCGTGAACCTGTTCATCCTCTCCATGGGGCGGCTGGTGGTGGGCGGCGCGCCGGTGCTGGGGGCCGGAAGCGAGGGCGCCACGCTGGCCGACCCCGTGCCTCAGTCGTTGGTCCTCACCTCCATCGTCATCAGCTTCTCGATGACGGCTCTCTTCCTCGTGGTCCTGCTCGCCTCGCGCGGCCTCACGGGCACCGACCACGTGGACGGCGACGGGGAGCCCGCATGA
- a CDS encoding monovalent cation/H+ antiporter subunit A, whose translation MTLETTPLPVLALLPFVVSGAVLLLPRHARNAAAAMAGATALTGLALAVYLYPKVTDGRVLQHTWRWLPELGLQLTWRLDGLSWLFTLLVTGIGALVVLYARYYMAPEDPVPRFFSYLLAFTGAMLGLVLSGNLVQLLVFWELTSILSFLLIGYWHHNQNARDGARMALTVTGLGGLFLLVGVLIIGHVVGSFELTTVLANRDVLAASPLLTPAILCVLVGAFAKSAQFPLHFWLPHAMAAPTPVSAYLHSATMVKAGIYLMTRLWPVMAGNDTWYYTVSLAGLVTFLLGGVTATFQEDLKGILAYSTISHLGLITLLLGLSTPAAAVAAIFHTLNHATFKASLFMAAGIIDHETGTRDVRRLSGLLRHMPLTGTLAMVAAAAMAGVPLLNGFISKEMFLTETLEFHTGSLLDRLLPLLATVGSAFSVLYSVRFIHQVFFGPDAKDLPRQPHEPVSWMRLPIELLVAICLIIGVVPALTVGPLLRSAATAVLGADTPAFHLNLWHGVTPAFLLSLVAMALGTGLYVALYRRLASREVDDRPWAARVRARRTFNDAMELLVAASAAVVRFLGTRRLQPQLFLLVGASVLAGAAPFLHRAFARAGSGYTLGDAATTPFSWPFLVLWAFGALAAVLAAYLAKFHRLAALILTSGAGLVVCVTFVWLSAPDLAVTQLLVEIVTTVLLLLGLRWLPRREAQPLADAATRARTAARRGRDLVLALLAGGGMTALALAAMTRERIGGIGEFFVENALPGGGGRNVVNVILVDFRGFDTMGEITVLAVVALSVFALLRRFRPAREVVGSTRQQRRQDAYDEALSGRTPGDTATDYLFVPRIVMHLLFPIVTLFAIHLFMRGHDEPGGGFAAGVTMATAFILQYMARGTRWVEERLRVLPLRWIGLGLILAAGTGAGAWLFGRPFLTSGHGHVDLPLLGRVPLATATLFDLGVFALVIGATVLMLIAIAHQSIRTPRAAHTAEELEGATSEAPSPAKVGEPTAEGGRA comes from the coding sequence ATGACCCTAGAGACGACCCCACTACCCGTCCTGGCGCTGCTACCTTTCGTAGTCAGCGGGGCGGTCCTGCTCCTACCGCGCCACGCCCGCAACGCGGCCGCCGCCATGGCGGGAGCCACGGCGCTGACGGGCCTGGCGTTGGCCGTGTACCTCTACCCCAAGGTCACCGACGGCCGCGTCCTGCAGCACACCTGGCGTTGGCTGCCCGAGCTCGGCCTGCAACTCACCTGGCGCCTCGACGGCCTGAGCTGGCTGTTCACGCTGCTCGTCACTGGCATCGGCGCGCTCGTGGTGCTGTACGCCCGCTACTACATGGCGCCCGAGGACCCGGTGCCGCGCTTCTTCTCCTACCTTCTCGCCTTCACGGGCGCCATGCTCGGGTTGGTGCTGTCGGGCAACCTCGTGCAGCTCCTGGTCTTCTGGGAGCTGACGAGCATCCTGTCGTTCCTGCTCATCGGCTACTGGCACCACAACCAGAACGCCCGCGACGGGGCGCGCATGGCCCTCACCGTCACCGGGCTGGGCGGGCTCTTCCTCCTGGTTGGCGTCCTCATCATCGGGCACGTGGTGGGTAGCTTCGAGCTGACGACGGTGCTCGCCAACCGCGACGTGCTCGCCGCCAGCCCGCTCCTCACCCCCGCCATCCTGTGCGTGCTGGTGGGCGCCTTCGCCAAGAGCGCCCAGTTCCCGCTGCACTTCTGGTTGCCGCACGCCATGGCCGCGCCCACGCCCGTGTCGGCTTACCTGCACTCGGCCACCATGGTGAAGGCCGGCATCTACCTCATGACGCGGCTGTGGCCGGTGATGGCCGGCAACGACACCTGGTACTACACGGTCTCCCTGGCGGGCCTCGTCACGTTCCTCCTGGGTGGCGTGACGGCCACGTTCCAGGAGGACCTCAAGGGCATCCTCGCCTACTCGACCATCAGCCACCTGGGTCTCATCACCCTGCTGCTGGGCCTCTCCACCCCGGCCGCGGCCGTGGCGGCCATCTTCCACACGCTCAACCACGCCACCTTCAAGGCGTCCTTGTTCATGGCCGCGGGGATCATCGACCACGAGACCGGCACCCGCGACGTGCGGCGCCTCAGCGGTCTCTTGAGGCACATGCCCCTCACGGGCACCCTGGCCATGGTGGCCGCGGCGGCCATGGCGGGCGTACCGCTCCTGAACGGCTTCATCTCGAAGGAGATGTTCCTCACCGAGACCCTCGAGTTCCACACGGGGTCCCTCCTCGACCGGCTCCTGCCGCTACTCGCCACCGTCGGTAGCGCGTTCAGCGTCCTCTACTCCGTGAGGTTCATCCACCAGGTCTTCTTCGGCCCCGACGCCAAGGACCTGCCCCGCCAGCCGCACGAGCCCGTGTCGTGGATGCGGCTGCCCATCGAACTGCTCGTGGCCATCTGCCTGATCATCGGCGTTGTCCCCGCGTTGACGGTCGGCCCGCTGCTGCGCTCCGCGGCAACGGCCGTCCTCGGCGCGGACACCCCCGCCTTCCACCTCAACCTGTGGCACGGGGTCACGCCCGCGTTCCTCCTGTCGCTGGTGGCCATGGCGCTCGGCACCGGCCTCTACGTGGCGCTCTACCGGCGCCTGGCCAGCCGGGAGGTCGACGACCGCCCCTGGGCGGCGCGCGTGCGGGCACGGCGGACCTTCAACGACGCCATGGAGCTGCTCGTCGCGGCGTCCGCCGCCGTCGTGCGGTTCCTCGGCACGCGCAGGCTGCAGCCGCAGCTCTTCCTGCTCGTCGGCGCGTCGGTGCTGGCGGGCGCCGCGCCGTTCCTCCACCGCGCGTTCGCCCGCGCCGGCAGCGGTTACACGCTCGGCGACGCCGCGACCACGCCGTTCTCGTGGCCGTTCCTCGTGCTCTGGGCGTTCGGCGCCCTCGCCGCGGTGCTGGCCGCGTACCTCGCCAAGTTCCACCGCCTCGCCGCGCTGATCCTGACCAGCGGGGCCGGGCTGGTGGTCTGCGTCACGTTCGTGTGGCTGTCGGCGCCCGACCTGGCCGTCACGCAGCTGCTCGTCGAGATCGTGACGACCGTGCTCCTCCTGCTGGGGCTGCGTTGGCTGCCGCGCCGCGAGGCGCAGCCCCTGGCCGACGCCGCCACGCGCGCTCGCACCGCCGCGCGCCGCGGCCGCGACCTGGTGCTGGCGCTCCTGGCAGGCGGCGGCATGACGGCGCTGGCGCTGGCGGCCATGACGCGCGAGCGGATCGGCGGGATAGGCGAGTTCTTCGTGGAGAACGCGCTGCCGGGCGGCGGCGGACGCAACGTGGTGAACGTCATCCTCGTCGACTTCCGCGGGTTCGACACCATGGGCGAGATCACCGTGCTGGCCGTGGTGGCGCTGTCGGTCTTCGCGCTCCTCAGGCGTTTCAGGCCCGCGCGCGAGGTGGTGGGCAGCACGCGGCAGCAGCGGCGCCAGGACGCGTACGACGAGGCGCTGTCGGGCCGCACCCCCGGCGACACGGCCACCGACTACCTGTTCGTGCCGCGCATCGTCATGCACCTGCTCTTCCCCATCGTCACGCTCTTCGCCATCCACCTGTTCATGCGCGGCCACGACGAGCCCGGCGGCGGCTTCGCGGCCGGCGTCACCATGGCCACCGCGTTCATCTTGCAGTACATGGCGCGCGGCACGCGCTGGGTGGAGGAGCGGCTCAGGGTCCTGCCGCTCCGCTGGATCGGGCTGGGCCTCATCCTGGCCGCCGGCACGGGCGCAGGCGCGTGGCTGTTCGGACGGCCGTTCCTGACCTCGGGCCACGGCCACGTCGACCTGCCGCTGCTGGGCCGCGTGCCTCTCGCCACCGCCACCCTCTTCGACCTCGGCGTCTTCGCCCTCGTCATCGGCGCCACCGTGCTCATGCTCATCGCCATCGCTCACCAGTCGATCCGCACCCCGCGGGCCGCTCACACGGCCGAGGAGTTGGAGGGCGCCACCAGCGAGGCGCCCTCCCCCGCCAAGGTCGGGGAACCTACCGCCGAGGGGGGGCGCGCCTGA
- a CDS encoding serine hydrolase, producing MPAFPSDLTNTLTDLVDALLARTDAPGLGLSVFTADSILLERGFGRRDRESYLPVTPATIFGVASITKSLTALTTLRLRARGLVDLGDPVTRYLDFGSLWRDGPAATLAHFLSHTSGLPATPTMTWLRHASQLEDPVTAGPALAEAKLTLAPGAIGMPPADGHLGLDAVDAAAAAMEDGAALDRLAALAAEVGSFEGMAGWLGRNARPLAAPGELYSYSNDAFCLVGGILEGVAGAPFAALAEREVLGPLGMRRSRFDLEGVLADADHATLYARDATGAVRRSPAWETTGVMQGGGMLKSTLQDLRAYVRHLLAGGPAVAEMTRPRADSAPGAAYGLGLSVVRDYHGLTIVKHGGSLKGVSSAIGFVPELGVGVVVLCNLAGVPAEQLLVDVVNACAGLPLGGSPYAPEPGVAADHAAAEHADLIGEYLSGEPYGRLRLLADADGGLRVVAGWPEAELPAFLAGPDEVAVTYPDGRRSAVRFLRDEAGKVWSAQAGRVMLRL from the coding sequence ATGCCCGCGTTCCCGAGCGACCTGACGAACACGCTGACCGACCTGGTCGACGCCCTCCTGGCGCGCACCGACGCCCCCGGCCTCGGGCTCAGCGTCTTCACCGCCGACTCGATCTTGCTCGAGCGCGGTTTCGGGCGGCGCGACCGCGAGTCGTACCTACCGGTGACGCCGGCCACCATCTTCGGCGTCGCCAGCATCACCAAGTCGCTGACCGCCCTGACGACCCTCAGGCTCCGCGCGCGTGGCCTCGTGGACCTGGGCGACCCCGTCACGCGCTACCTGGACTTCGGGTCGTTGTGGCGCGACGGACCCGCCGCCACCCTCGCGCACTTCCTGAGCCACACGAGCGGCCTGCCGGCCACGCCCACCATGACCTGGCTGCGTCACGCCAGCCAGCTGGAGGACCCCGTGACGGCCGGCCCCGCCCTGGCCGAGGCGAAGCTGACGCTGGCGCCCGGCGCCATCGGCATGCCGCCCGCCGACGGGCACTTGGGCCTTGACGCCGTCGACGCCGCCGCGGCGGCCATGGAGGACGGGGCGGCGCTCGACCGGCTAGCCGCCCTGGCGGCCGAGGTCGGCAGCTTCGAGGGCATGGCGGGCTGGCTCGGGCGCAACGCGCGCCCGTTGGCGGCGCCGGGCGAGCTCTACTCGTACAGCAACGACGCCTTCTGCCTGGTGGGCGGCATCCTGGAGGGCGTGGCCGGGGCGCCGTTCGCGGCGCTGGCGGAGCGCGAGGTGCTGGGCCCGCTCGGCATGCGCCGGTCGCGCTTCGACCTGGAGGGCGTCCTCGCCGACGCGGACCACGCGACCCTCTACGCCCGCGACGCCACCGGCGCCGTGCGGCGCTCGCCCGCCTGGGAGACGACGGGGGTCATGCAGGGCGGCGGCATGCTCAAGAGCACGCTGCAGGACCTGCGCGCCTACGTGAGGCACCTGCTGGCCGGTGGGCCGGCCGTGGCCGAGATGACGCGGCCGCGGGCGGACAGCGCGCCCGGCGCCGCCTACGGTCTCGGGCTGAGCGTCGTGCGCGACTACCACGGGCTGACCATCGTGAAGCACGGCGGGAGCCTGAAGGGCGTGTCGAGCGCCATCGGCTTCGTGCCGGAACTGGGGGTGGGCGTCGTGGTGCTGTGCAACCTCGCGGGCGTGCCGGCGGAGCAGCTCCTCGTGGACGTGGTGAACGCCTGTGCCGGCCTGCCACTCGGCGGCTCGCCGTACGCTCCGGAACCCGGCGTCGCAGCCGACCACGCCGCGGCGGAGCATGCCGACCTCATCGGCGAGTACCTGTCGGGCGAACCGTACGGCCGGCTCCGCCTGCTGGCCGACGCCGACGGCGGCCTGCGCGTGGTTGCCGGCTGGCCCGAGGCGGAACTGCCCGCCTTCCTCGCCGGGCCGGACGAGGTGGCGGTCACCTACCCGGATGGCCGCCGCTCGGCGGTGCGCTTCCTGCGCGACGAGGCCGGGAAGGTCTGGAGCGCTCAAGCCGGGCGTGTGATGCTACGGCTCTAG
- a CDS encoding ABC transporter ATP-binding protein, producing MRRSYGERQAVGGVSFEVGVGETYGLLGPNGAGKTTLISMVAGILRRDAGTVSIAGVPVTATSTAGRGAIGLVPQDLALYPDLSARENLAFFGRLYGLGGRELRTRVAELLAMVGLSDRAGSLVKTYSGGMKRRLNIAVGLLHGPKLLILDEPTVGVDPQSRNAILESVEALTREGMSVLYTTHYMEEAERLCDRVGIIDGGLLRAEGTRRELVEIIGGEDVVDVEAAGDLGAAAAAVRRLDGVRTVDVGEGRLHVVTGRAAGLLPQLVHALDSAGADLARVEVREPDLEAVFLHLTGKALRD from the coding sequence CTGCGCCGGAGCTACGGCGAGCGCCAGGCCGTAGGGGGCGTGTCGTTCGAGGTCGGCGTGGGCGAGACGTACGGGCTGCTCGGGCCCAACGGCGCGGGCAAGACGACCCTGATCTCGATGGTCGCGGGCATCTTGCGCCGCGACGCCGGGACGGTGAGCATCGCGGGAGTCCCCGTGACGGCGACGAGCACCGCCGGACGCGGAGCGATCGGGCTCGTGCCGCAGGACCTCGCCCTCTACCCGGACCTGAGTGCCCGCGAGAACCTCGCCTTCTTCGGCCGGCTCTACGGCCTTGGTGGGCGCGAGCTGAGGACCCGCGTGGCCGAGTTGCTCGCCATGGTGGGCCTCTCGGACCGCGCCGGTTCCCTCGTCAAGACCTACTCCGGGGGCATGAAGCGCAGGCTCAACATCGCCGTCGGCCTGCTGCACGGGCCCAAGCTGCTCATCCTCGACGAGCCCACCGTGGGGGTGGACCCGCAGTCGCGCAACGCCATCCTCGAGAGCGTGGAGGCGCTGACGCGCGAGGGCATGTCCGTGCTGTACACCACGCACTACATGGAGGAGGCGGAGCGCCTCTGCGACAGGGTCGGCATCATCGACGGCGGCCTGCTACGGGCCGAGGGCACGCGGCGCGAGCTGGTCGAGATCATCGGCGGTGAGGACGTGGTGGACGTGGAGGCCGCGGGCGACCTTGGCGCCGCGGCCGCCGCCGTGCGCCGGCTGGACGGCGTGCGCACCGTCGATGTGGGGGAGGGGCGGCTGCACGTGGTGACCGGCAGGGCCGCCGGGCTCCTTCCGCAGCTCGTCCACGCGCTGGACTCGGCCGGCGCCGACCTCGCCCGCGTCGAGGTGAGGGAGCCCGACCTGGAGGCCGTGTTCCTGCACCTCACCGGCAAGGCGCTGAGGGACTGA
- a CDS encoding ABC transporter permease — translation MAAVMWMAANDLRQRLRDWSFLIFGLLVPFALAFVFSLLIGPLERASPVTAAVVLADEDVTVMSMGMRTALAAAAEAGVVTWTSAPDEAEARRRLEAGEADAAVVLRRGFGAAVAAAARTATETTDGADASETEALGVTVVGRADRILATQIARGVTTAYVSRIRSGVWAASALGLAGHPVTFAIAVAQVAGAPDPLTLVAVKTSDRQLGPTTYYAAGMAVFFVFFIVQLGVMGLLDEERHGTLARLLAAPVARGAVLAAKVLSSVVIGVVSMVTLAVASTLIMGAEWGAPLGVFALILAVVASAAGILMLVAGLARSSEAAGNVQAVIAITLGALGGTFFPLPQTSGVMEWLPKASPHHWFMRGMGDLAAGGGVAATLPSLAALALFAFVTGAAGWALLARRLNR, via the coding sequence TTGGCCGCCGTCATGTGGATGGCCGCCAACGACCTGCGGCAGAGACTCCGCGACTGGTCGTTCCTCATCTTCGGCCTGCTAGTGCCGTTCGCGCTGGCGTTCGTGTTCAGCCTTCTGATCGGCCCGCTCGAGCGAGCCTCCCCCGTCACGGCCGCCGTTGTGCTCGCCGACGAGGACGTCACCGTGATGTCGATGGGCATGCGCACGGCGCTCGCGGCCGCCGCCGAGGCGGGCGTGGTCACCTGGACGAGCGCGCCGGACGAGGCCGAGGCCAGGCGGCGGTTGGAGGCCGGCGAGGCCGACGCCGCCGTGGTCTTGCGCCGCGGTTTCGGCGCGGCCGTGGCGGCGGCGGCCCGGACGGCCACGGAGACGACGGACGGCGCCGATGCAAGCGAGACCGAAGCGCTCGGGGTGACCGTCGTGGGTCGCGCGGACCGGATCCTCGCCACGCAGATCGCCCGGGGCGTCACCACCGCATACGTCAGCCGGATCCGCTCCGGGGTCTGGGCCGCATCGGCACTAGGCCTGGCAGGGCACCCCGTCACCTTCGCGATCGCGGTGGCCCAGGTGGCGGGCGCGCCCGACCCGCTCACGCTGGTGGCGGTCAAGACGTCCGATAGGCAGCTGGGACCGACCACGTACTACGCCGCCGGCATGGCCGTGTTCTTCGTCTTCTTCATCGTCCAGTTGGGCGTCATGGGGCTCCTCGACGAGGAGAGGCACGGCACGCTCGCCCGCCTGCTGGCGGCCCCGGTCGCGCGCGGCGCCGTCCTGGCCGCCAAGGTGCTGTCGAGCGTCGTCATCGGCGTGGTGAGCATGGTGACCCTGGCGGTGGCCAGCACGCTGATCATGGGCGCCGAGTGGGGCGCGCCGCTCGGGGTGTTCGCCCTGATACTGGCCGTCGTGGCGTCCGCCGCCGGCATCCTCATGCTCGTGGCGGGCCTGGCACGCTCCTCCGAGGCCGCCGGCAACGTGCAGGCCGTCATCGCCATCACCCTCGGCGCGCTGGGAGGAACGTTCTTCCCCCTCCCGCAGACGAGCGGGGTGATGGAGTGGCTACCGAAGGCCTCGCCCCACCACTGGTTCATGCGCGGGATGGGCGACCTCGCCGCCGGTGGCGGTGTTGCCGCGACCCTCCCCTCGCTTGCCGCCCTCGCGCTCTTCGCGTTCGTCACGGGGGCCGCCGGTTGGGCATTGCTCGCACGGAGGCTGAACCGATGA
- a CDS encoding ABC transporter permease has protein sequence MNGEALGKVIAIAGSNLTRFLRDRFNYFFVFVFPLGLILILGLAFGSGAKPTVGVVAGQDATAQRFVAALEADDSLIVERQADAAELRGRVERGALAAGVILPVDLAERLAAGEDVEVQFLSVGAGTGRSLQYTVSGALSEVAATVRAARYVERGTLEGLSGSLALVDAAAAATPAITVEQQWIGGGSGGDLDVAFAIGAGSQLVLFVFLTGLTSASALILSRTLGVSRRMLASPTHPVTIVLGEALGRYLVALFQGVYIILATALLFGVVWGDLVASLLVLAVFAAVAAGAGMLLGSVFETDQQASGVAILVGLGLAALGGAMVPLEVFGPTMRAVARFVPHSWAVDAYAQLLRRGAGLVDVLPQLGVLTGFAVLFFALAAWRFRARLLEG, from the coding sequence ATGAATGGCGAGGCGCTCGGCAAGGTGATCGCGATCGCCGGCTCGAACCTCACGAGGTTCCTGCGCGACCGCTTCAACTACTTCTTCGTGTTCGTGTTCCCGCTCGGGCTCATCCTCATACTCGGGTTGGCGTTCGGGAGCGGGGCCAAGCCCACGGTCGGCGTGGTGGCCGGCCAGGACGCTACGGCGCAGCGGTTCGTCGCTGCGCTCGAGGCCGACGACTCCCTGATCGTGGAACGCCAGGCCGACGCCGCCGAGCTGCGTGGGCGAGTGGAGCGCGGCGCCTTGGCGGCCGGCGTGATCCTGCCGGTCGACCTGGCCGAGCGGCTGGCTGCCGGCGAGGACGTTGAGGTCCAGTTCCTCTCGGTCGGCGCGGGAACCGGCAGATCGCTCCAGTACACGGTGAGCGGCGCCCTCAGCGAGGTGGCGGCGACCGTACGCGCTGCGAGGTACGTGGAGCGAGGGACGCTCGAGGGTCTGAGCGGATCGCTCGCCCTGGTCGACGCCGCGGCGGCAGCAACGCCGGCGATCACCGTGGAGCAGCAGTGGATCGGCGGGGGTTCCGGCGGCGACCTGGACGTGGCGTTCGCGATCGGAGCCGGCTCACAGCTGGTCCTCTTCGTGTTCTTGACGGGCCTCACGAGCGCGTCCGCGTTGATCCTGAGCCGCACGCTAGGCGTGAGCCGCCGCATGCTCGCGTCCCCGACGCACCCCGTCACCATCGTGCTCGGCGAGGCGCTCGGGCGCTACCTCGTGGCGCTGTTCCAGGGGGTCTACATCATCCTGGCCACGGCGCTCCTCTTCGGGGTCGTGTGGGGCGACCTGGTCGCGTCCCTCCTCGTGCTGGCCGTGTTCGCGGCCGTTGCGGCCGGCGCGGGCATGCTCCTCGGCTCCGTGTTCGAGACGGACCAGCAGGCCTCGGGCGTGGCGATCCTGGTCGGACTCGGCCTCGCGGCGCTGGGCGGCGCCATGGTGCCGCTCGAGGTGTTCGGCCCCACCATGCGCGCGGTGGCGCGCTTCGTGCCGCACTCGTGGGCGGTGGACGCCTACGCGCAGCTCCTCCGCCGCGGTGCCGGGCTGGTAGACGTGCTGCCGCAGCTGGGCGTCCTCACCGGTTTCGCGGTGTTGTTCTTCGCGCTCGCCGCGTGGCGGTTCAGGGCGCGGCTGCTGGAGGGGTGA
- a CDS encoding DUF1810 family protein: MSVEGHEERVSADLERFVAAQAGVYPQVVAELKAGRKLTHWMWFVFPQVVGLGFSAMAERYAISSFAEAEAYLAHPVLGARLRECAALLLRIEGRTATEVMGVPDDLKLRSSATLFAAVERRGDGEVDGPSVFQGVLDKYYGGEPDPLTVATLERWERAARPEGNDMWEDPSVVAAFAARPPDHRLQHLLAGDDEYAAVRSAWAEGGWRAGGTEPRVLDIGCAGGRNTVWLARQGCDVWALDASFAMVEETRRRLADVLGQEEATRRVRVGAMRSLAAHEDASFDLVVALGVLQDARSSEEWHAALAEIARVLRPGGLCLVANFGPDSRPSGEPLRPVPGETDVWVGFGPGERRMTLPSLAGLDADFARHGLRPALPTAAVTVPTSAGHRVTLNALYRR, encoded by the coding sequence ATGAGCGTGGAGGGTCATGAAGAGAGGGTATCGGCCGACCTCGAGAGGTTCGTGGCCGCGCAGGCCGGCGTGTACCCGCAGGTCGTCGCCGAGCTGAAGGCCGGTCGGAAGCTCACGCACTGGATGTGGTTCGTGTTCCCGCAGGTGGTCGGGCTCGGTTTCAGCGCCATGGCCGAGAGGTACGCCATCTCGTCTTTCGCCGAGGCGGAGGCGTACCTGGCGCACCCCGTCCTCGGAGCACGGCTCCGGGAGTGCGCCGCGCTGCTCCTCCGCATCGAGGGGCGCACGGCCACCGAGGTCATGGGGGTCCCCGACGACCTCAAGCTCCGCTCGAGCGCCACCCTCTTCGCGGCCGTGGAGCGGCGCGGCGACGGCGAAGTCGACGGACCGTCCGTGTTCCAGGGCGTGCTCGACAAGTACTACGGCGGCGAGCCGGACCCGCTCACGGTGGCGACGCTGGAGCGCTGGGAGCGCGCGGCCCGGCCCGAGGGCAACGACATGTGGGAGGACCCGAGCGTGGTGGCCGCCTTCGCCGCCAGGCCCCCGGATCACCGGCTGCAGCACCTGCTGGCGGGTGACGACGAGTACGCGGCAGTGCGCTCCGCATGGGCGGAGGGCGGTTGGCGCGCGGGCGGCACCGAGCCGCGGGTCCTCGACATCGGCTGCGCGGGTGGGCGCAACACCGTGTGGCTGGCACGGCAGGGCTGCGACGTGTGGGCGCTCGACGCGTCGTTCGCGATGGTCGAGGAGACGCGCCGCCGCCTGGCCGACGTGCTCGGGCAGGAGGAGGCCACGCGCCGGGTGCGGGTCGGCGCCATGCGTAGCCTGGCCGCCCACGAAGACGCGAGCTTCGACCTGGTGGTCGCGCTGGGGGTGCTGCAGGACGCCCGCTCGTCGGAGGAGTGGCACGCCGCGCTCGCCGAGATCGCGCGGGTGTTGCGGCCGGGCGGCCTCTGCCTGGTGGCCAACTTCGGCCCCGACTCGCGGCCGAGCGGCGAGCCGTTGAGGCCGGTCCCTGGAGAGACGGACGTCTGGGTCGGCTTCGGGCCAGGCGAACGCCGGATGACCCTGCCGAGCCTGGCGGGGTTGGACGCGGACTTCGCGCGCCACGGCCTCCGCCCGGCGCTGCCGACCGCGGCCGTGACGGTGCCCACCTCCGCGGGTCACCGCGTGACGCTGAACGCCCTCTACCGCCGCTGA